The nucleotide sequence AAGCGGTGATAGGCCTCGTACATGGCCAGCTCGAGGGCGACGTCATCGAGCGCGCAGAAGGCCGGCACCCCCCCCGAAGGGAGGATCATGTCCACATCGATGCCCTCGATATCCATGTCGCGCACCCGGGCGTGGGGATCGAAGCTGACGCGGTCGCTGGGAAACGGCGGCCCCTGCCAGCGCACGTCCCACGGAGTGCCGCCATGCTTCAGGCCACGGGTGACGGCTGATGGGGGTTCCACCCGCTCCCGCGAGCCCAGCCGGCGGTTGAGCGCGGGGCGCTTCCCGACCTGATACCGGGACATCCCCCCTTTGGCCGGCGCCCGCCCGACGGCCGGGCCGAGCGCCGCCAGCTTGGCGCGATCGGCGGCCGAGAGGTACGCCTCGATGGGCTCCACGGGCTCGATGATGTGGGTGTCCGCGTCGAAGATGCGATACCCTGCGCGGGCCACAGGCGTCTCTCGAGGGACCGCGTCAGTTTCAGCCGCAGGCGAGGGCGTAGACGTCCTGGGTCCCGTCGGGCAGCGGGTACTCGTGCCAGGTCCGGCCGCCGTCCTGGGTGCCGAAGACCTGGCCGTTGCGCGTCGCGCAGTAGACCTGCCCCGGGTCCTTCGGGTGCAGCGCCAGCGCCATCATCGTGCCGTGCGCCTTCACGCCGTGATCGAGCCTCCGCCAGCTCTGGCCCAGGTCGTCGCTGCGGTAGAGCGAGCCGTCCTCGCTCCGCGCGGCGGGGCTGAGGCAGGCGAAGAGAGCCCGCGCATCGTGCGGCGACACCTGGACGTCGCGCGCGTAGGTGAGGGGCGAGAAGCGGCCGATCTCCATGTCCTCCCAGGTCGCCCCGCGGTCCGTGCTGCGGAAGAGCCCCATGCGGAGGGCGAGGAACACCGTGCCGGGCGCCGCGCTCGACACGGCGAGCGCGTGGGTGTCCATCATCCCTTCGATGTCGGTGTCGCTGACGATCCGGCTCTTGAGGTGCGGGCGCTCGGCGAGCGTGACCAGATGGTGGCTCACGTCTTCCCAGGTCTCGCCGCCGTCCAGGCTCCTGAGGACTCCGTCGACTTCCAGCCCCGCGTACAGCTCGTGGGGATGGCTCGGGTCGGCGGCCAGCCGGGTCACCCGGCAGGGGAAGTTCATCGTGACGCGCCCGGGGGCCCGGAACGCGGGCAGCCGCCGCCAGGTGTCGCCCCCGTCGCCGCTCCGGTAGACCGCGGCGGGCGCGGCGCCGGCGTAGAGGACGTTCGCGTCCCGCGGGTGAAAGAGGAACGACCAGACGGCCATGCCCGCATCCGGGAATCCGAGCGCCGTCCAGCGCTCGCCCCCATCCGTGCTGCGGTACGGACCGGACTGCGTGCCCGCAAAGATCACGTGCGGGTCGCGCGGATGGAGGGCGATAGCGCGCACCTCGGCGTCATCCGGCAGGCCGCCGCCGAGACGCTGCCAGCCTTCGTCGCCGATCGCCCGCCGAAAGAGCCCGCCCGGGCGTGGGGTCTGATCCCCCGCGGTCCAACGAGCGGCGCCGGCGTAGAGTCGCGTGCTCATGCCGGGTTCAGCCCGGCGAAGTGGGGCATGACCTCCCGCGCGAAGCGCTCCATGGAAGCCATCGCCCTGGCGTGGTCGAGACCCCCCATGGTCATCCAGCAGATCAGGTAGTCCAGGTTGACCTCGCGCTGGAGCATGGCGATCCGCTCCCGCACGCGGGCGGCGGTCCCGTGGAGCGCCACATGCTCCCGGATGAAGTCGTAGGTGAGCTTTCCGAGCTTGGGGAAGTTCTCGCGGTAGTGGCGGTAGGACTCCGGGATCAGCTCCCAGTTGCCATCGGGAGGCGTGGTCACGGCCTGCTGGGTCTTGAGGAACCAGTCGTAGGCGTCGCTCATCTCCCGCCAGGCCTCGGCGTCGGTCTCACCGACGTAGACCGAGCGCGCCACGCGCGTCCTGGCGAGCGCCGGGTCGCGCCCGGCCCCCGTCCAGTGCCGCAGATAGAGGTCGTACATCTCCTTCAGGTTCTTGAACGACTGCGTTTGGGCGAAGAGCACGTTGAACCCTTCGCGGCCCGCCATCTCCGCGGTGGACGGGCTCACCGCCGCCAGCCAGAGAGGCGGGTGGGGCTTCTGGAGGGGCCGCGGGTGAACGGCGACGTTGCTCACCTGGTAGTACTTCCCCTGGTACGAGAACCGCTCGCCCGTCCAGGCCTCGAGGATGATGTCGAGGGCCTCCCGGAAGCGCTCCCGGCTCTCCTCCATGGGGATCCCGAGCGCCAGGTATTCGCTCCACTGATAGCCCCGGCCGATGCCGAAGTCGAGCCGGCCGTCGGACAGGAGGTCAGTGAGGGCCGCCTCCTCGGCCAGGAGGAGCGGGTTGTAGAAGGGGAGGATGAGCACCGCCAGGCCGATCCGGATCCGCTGCGTGCGGGCCGCCAGGTAGGAGCCGAAGTTCAGGACCGCCGGGCAGAGCCCGTAGCGCGAGAAGTGATGCTCGGCGAGCCAGACCGAGTCGAAGCCGAGCTCCTCGGCGCGGAGGATCTGCTCGACGGCTTCGCGGTACACCTGCTCCTGCGTCCTGGATTCGTGCCACTGAAGCAGGTGGAAGAGCCCGAAGCGCATCGTCGCCTGCGGACGCGCCCGTCAGGCCTTTAGCCGGGCGGCGTGCTGCTTGCGGAACTTGGCGACCTTGGGCGCGACCACGAGCTGGCAGTAGCGCTGGGACGGGTTCCGGCGGAAGTACTCCTGGTGGTACGCCTCGGCCGGGTAAAAGGCGGAGACAGGTGTCGCCTCGGTGACGATGGGGCCGCCCCAGAGCCCCGCCCCGTCCAACTCGCCGATCACCTGCCCGGCGGTCGCCTGCTGCGCGGGGCTGTGGTAGAAGATCGCCGACCGGTACTGGGGACCGACGTCGGCTCCCTGGCGGTCCTTCGTCGTGGGGTCATGGATGGAGAAGAAGATCTCGAGGAGCTCGCGGAAGGATACTCCGGCCGGGTCGAACGTGAGCTGGACCGCCTCAGCATGGCCGGTCATTCCCGTGCAGACCTGCTCGTAGGTCGGGTCGGGAACGTGGCCGCCCGAGTACCCTGACACCACCTTCTCCACGCCGCGGACCTGCTCGAAGACCGCCTCGAGGCACCAGAAGCACCCGCCCGCCAGCGTCGCCACCTCCCTGGCCTGGCTCCCCATGACGCAGTCCAGGATACGAGGCGACGGAAGCCCCGGTCAAGGCACTGCTCCCTGGCGCCTGAGCGCGGCGGGCGCTACGCGGACTCCAGCACGGCCGCCCGCGCGAAGGTGGGCCGCTGGTAGAGGCGGTCGGCCATCACCGTGAGCACCGGGCTCAGCGTGTAGAGGCGCGCGAACTGGGCGTGGAGCACGAAGCGCTGCTCCACGAGGCACACGGCGTCCTTCACGTCCTCGAGCGTGGTCTCGGCGCGCCCGGCCGCGTGGGCGCGGAGCTTGGCGCACCACTTCATGAAGGCCCAGAGCGCCAGCAGCGTGTGGTAGCCGCGAAAGACGCCGTGCACGGGTGTGAGGGTCTTCCGCCAGAGGACGTGCGACCAGTAGCGACGGAGGAACTGCTCGGTCTCGGCATCCCCGGTGGAGAACCGGACCTTCGAGACCGAGGCGAGATCCAAGGCGGCGCCGCCGGTGACGAAGTCGGCCAGCCATCCACGTCCCCGGCGGAACCTCCAGTAGTTGCGGTAGAGGCTCCAGACGATGGCGAAGCGCGACCGCCTGGTCCGCGAGAGCTCGACCCAGGTGTAGAGGGGAGCCAGGTACGCGAGGGAAGCCCGTCGCGGGTATCTGAGGCGCGCCGCGACCTCGAGCACGCCGCGGTAGCCGTCGGCGCGCAGCCCCTCGAGGCCGCCGCGGAGGCTCTCCCGCGCGGGCTCGCCCCGCGCCGCGGCGCGGCGCTCGATCTCGGCGAGCCCCACGGCGAGCGTGATGAGCACGGTCCCGGCGAGGAGCGCCTGGAGCAGGGGCACGTCCTCTCGCCCCAGCAGGTCGAGGAGCGCACGCTCGATCGGGCGGTAGTCGTCCCAGCCGATGTCGAGCCCCGAGTAGAGGAGGATCGGCTCCTGGACACGCTGGACGCGATAGCTCCCCGCCAGCACCTCGCGGATCTCGGCGACCCGCTCGCCGAGCGGCTGCCCCTGATGGCCGCGCACGGCGGTGCACGCGAAGGACAGGCCCACCGCGATCCCGTCCGGCGTCTCCACGAACGAGTAGGGGAACTCCCTGCAGACCTGGGGCTTCTCGGCATAGCCGAGGCGGAGGTGAATGGCGCAGCGGCGCTCCTCGGTGAGGAAGACGCAGCTTCCGCCGGGCGTGCGCGCGAAGGTATGGGTCTCGCCGGTGAGCAGCGGCAGCGGCAGCCGCACGAACTTTTTGCCCGCGGGAAGCGCCGGGTCCACGCGTCCCCCCTCGACGTCCCCGAGGCGGGCGAGCGAGCGGGCGTCGACCCCGATCAGCCAGTCGTTGCGGCAGCACGCGCCGCACCCCTGGCAGGCGTAGACGACGCCGGCGGGGAGCGAGAGCGGCTTGCCGAGGTGCTCCTGCATCGCCTACCGCCACGCTCTGGCTTCGCGCAGGTAGAGACGTTAGCACGCCCTCAGGGGCCGCTCCACTCGAAGCTCGCGTAGTGGCCGTTCCGGGCCGTATTGTCCCAGGTGAAGCTGTGGTCGCGGTAGGAGGAGCGCGTGGCCTTGGCCGCGGCCAGGCGCCGGGAGACGAAGTGCCTGACGTTCTCCAGCCAGACCTCGGACTTGCCGTCCCGCCCCTCGATCCCCTCGATCTCCACATCCAGTACGCCGGGGATCCTGGCCCAGCGCCGCCGCCCCTCCTTGCCGAACTGGATGGGGACCACGCGGGTGGGGAGGCGGGTCTTGACCAGCGCGCTCAGAAACCCCATCGGCCCGCCGGCCTGGCCCCCGAAGATGGCCTCCAGCGCCGTGCGCTGCTCCGGGGTGGCGCGCTCGTCGAGGTAGAGCCCTGCGGTCCAGTTCCCCTCTCCCATGGGACCCGGCGTGTACACCGTCACGGCGACGTGCGTGCCGGCCAGCCGAACCTTTCCATACTCGCCGGCCTGGATCTGGAAGACCAGCGGGACGTCGCAGTGTCCCTCGGTGGGCCGGGCCACCGCACCGCCCCTCTCGTTGCGCGGCCCGAGCAGGCAGGGGCAGAGGAACTCGCAGTTGCAGTTTTCCAAATACTCCCCGCTGATGCGCCACGGTTCCGCCATCGCGTCCTCCTTGCCTTTAGCCCATCCCGTAGAGCCTCGCGCAGTTGTGCTGGAGATCTTCCGCTTGCTCCGCTCGGCGGCAAGATAGGGGGCGAGGAGGAGGGCTGTCAAGGAGAAAACCGAGGAGGATTGACAAGCTTCACGTGTCACGAGTAACTTCCTTTGCGACATGAAGATCAGCTACCGCTGGCTCACCGAGTACGTCGAGACCGCGCTCTCCCCGCAGGCGATCGCCGACCGCCTGGTCAGCGGCGGCCTCGAGGTCGCGGAGGTCCAGCCCCTCGTGATCGGTCTGACTGGCGTGGTCGTCGGGGAGGTCGAAGCCGTGGAGCGCGAGCTGGGCGTGACGCCCTCCGGTCACCGGCTCGTGCTGACCCGGGTGACCACGGGCGCGGCCCGGTTCTCGGTGGTGTGCGGCGCGCCGAATGTCGCGGCGGGCGGCCGCGCCGCGTTCGCGGCGCCAGGCGCCGCGCTCCCCGGGGGCCGGCGGATCGACGTCGCCACGATCCGCGGGGCTCGCTCCGAAGGGATGCTCTGCTCGGAGAGGGAGCTCGGCATCGGCGACGACGCCGACACCATCCTGCTCCTCCCGGCCGACGCCCCGCTCGGAGCCGACCTGGTCTCCTACCTCGAGCTCGACGACTGGGTCCTGGAGGTCGAGGTGAGCCCCAACCGGCCGGACTGTCTCTCGGTCGTCGGCGTCGCGCGCGAGGTGGCCGCCCTCACGGGCGCCCCGTTCCGCGTTCCCGCCGTTCAGGTCAAGGAGGGCGAGGCTGACGCGGCCTCCCTGGCCTCCGTGGTGGTGGAGGATCCCGACCTCTGCCCGCGGTACGCGGCGCGGATCATCACCGGGCTCAGCGTGGCGCCCTCGCCGGCGAGGCTCGCCCAGCGCCTGCGCGCGGTGGGGCTCCGCCCGATCAACAACCTGGTGGACGTGACGAACTACGTGCTGTGGGAGCTGGGCCACCCGCTCCACGCCTTCGACTACGACACGGTGGCCGAGCACACGATCGTGGTCCGCCGGGCGCGGCCGGGCGAACGGCTCGCGACCCTCGACGGGCAGGAGCGCCAGCTCACCGACTCCATGCTCCTCATCGCTGACCCCGAGCGGGCCATCGGCCTCGCGGGGGTCATGGGGGGCGCCAACACCGAGGTCACCGATCGCACCGGGACGGTGCTTCTCGAGAGCGCCTACTTCCACCCTGCGTCGATCCGCCGGACCGCCCGCGCCCTGGGGCTCGCCACGGACGCGGCCTACCGCTTCGAGCGCGGCGCCGACATCGAGGGCCTCAGGGAGGCCCTGGATCGGGCGGCGCAGATGATGGCCGAGGTCGGGGGCGGGAGTGTGGCCAAAGGACTGCTCGACGTCTCCGCCGCGCGCCGGCCCCCGCGCCGGGTCGTGCTCCGCCTCGGGCGGATCCAGCGGGTCGTGGGGCGCTGCCCGCCCCGCGCCCGGGTGACGCAGATCCTCCGGGACCTCGGCTTCGCGGTGGACGACCGGAACTCCGACCTGGAGGTCGAGGTGCCGAGCTTCAGGCGCGACGTCTCGCTCGAGGACGATCTGGTGGAGGAGGTGATCCGGGTCTGGGGCTACGGCGAGATTCCCTCCACGCTTCCGAGCGGCAGCCTCTCGCTGGTCCGTCGCCCGCCGCAGCTGGTGCAGGCGGATCGAGTCCGCCAGGTGCTCGTGGGAGCGGGGCTCTCGGAGGTCATCACGATGAGTTTCGCGGATCCGGAGCGGTTGAAGCTCCTGGGGTGGGACCCGGCGTCTGCCGACGTCCTGGCCCTCCGGAACCCGCTCTCGCGCGAGCGCGCGCTGCTCCGCCCGACGCTGGCCGCGGGGCTCCTGGAACTCCTCGCGGGGAACCTCCACCGCCAGAACCCGGACGTGCGCTGCTTCGAGATCGGCCGCGTGTTTACCCCGGGTGGCCCCGAAGGGCTGGCGCGCGAGGCGCTGAATCTCGGGATCGCGCTCATGGGCGCCCGTGGCGCGCGGGCGTGGTACCAGCCGCGCGAGGACGTGGACCTCTACGACACCAAGGGCCTGGCCGAGCACGTCCTGGCGGCCCTCAGGGTGGACGGGTGCGAGGCGCGCCCGCCGGGCCCGCCGTTCCTGGAGCCCGGCCGCGGCGGCGAGCTTCTCGTCGCGGGGGCCGCCGTGGGGTGGTTCGGCGAGGCGAGCCTCCGCGTGCGCGAGGCCTTCGACCTTCCGGCTCCCGTGCTCCTGGCCGAGGTCTTCCTCGATCGACTCCTGGTGCTGGGCGCGCCGCCCCTCCGCTACGCGCCGCTGCCGCGCTTCCCCGCGGTGCAGCGGGACCTCGCCCTGGTGGTCGCCGCGGAGGTGCAGGCGGCCGACGTCACCCGCGCCGTCCACGCCATGGCGGAGCCGCTTCTCCGGCGCGTCATGCTCTTCGACGTCTACACCGGCGACCAGGTCGCGGCGGGGCGGAAGAGCCTGGCCTTCGCCCTCGTCTACCAGGCCGAAGACCGCACCCTCACCGACGCCGAGGTGAACGCGGTGCACGCCCGGATCGTCGAGCGGCTCCAGCAGCGCCTCGACGCCGCGCTCCGCGGGAGCCGCTGATGGCCGGCGACCTCGCCGAGCGGCTCGGTCAGCTCGAACAGTCGGTCCGCCGGGCGGCCGAGCTGATCGCGCGCGTGAAGGCCGAGCGCAGCCAGGCCGAGGGCGAGAAGGCCGAGCTCCAGAAGCGAATCGCGAGCCAGGCCGGTGAGCTGGACGAGCTGCGCGCCCGGCTCGGCGCCCTCGAGGAGAACCAGCGCGAGCTGGCCCGGCTGATCGAGGAGCGCAAAGCGATCCTCGCCCAGGTGGAGGGTATCCTGAAGGAGCTCGACGCCCTGGAGCTGCCGTGACGACCGCCGCGCGCGTCGAGTTCGAGCTCCTGGGGCAGCGCTTCGCCGTGCGGAGCGAGGCCGCGCCGGAGTACGTCCGCGAGCTCGTGGCCCACGTCGAGCGGACGATCAAGGAGGTCGCGGGGGAGGGGAGCCAGGATCCGCTAAAGCTGGCCGTCCTCGCCGCCCTCTACATCACGGACGAGCTCTTCCGCGTCCGCGAGGCGGGGAGCAAGGAGGCCGGCGACGCGGCGCGGCGCGTCGGGGCGCTCGTGCGGCTCCTCGATCAAGTCGTCCCGCCCTCGCCACTTTCCTCTTGACGTGCGGTTCGGGCTCGGGTAAGAGTTGGGTGGTCTTGTCTTCCCTGCGCTGTGCGTGATGTCGGAGGGAAGTTTCAACCCAATTTTCTGCATGGGAGCTTGACCGTGAGGGTGGTGTGCAGGCCCCTCCGTGAAGGGGAAGCCTAAAGCCCTCCTAAATAGCGCCCACCTGGTGAGACCAGGTTCGAAACACCGTCGGCACACGGCAGAGGCGGGGAAGTAGCGCCAGTGACGGCGCGGTCGGTAACCCGGCTGGTTGCGGGGCCCGGCGGCGCCGTTTTTGTCGTCGGTCCGTTCCGGGTCCCGCGCCGGTACGCCGGTAGTGTCCCAAATTAGGACACTACCGCGCCCCCGCGTTCCTTGACTCCCGTCGCGCCCCTGCCCTATAATTTGTTAATTAGGCCAATCACTTGACATGACGATCATGCATCAGAGCGGTATCGACCGGGGGCCGTTCGTCCCCGCTGGAGACCATGACCATGACGACCATGTACTGGATCGGGATTCTTGTGCTCGTCGCTGGAATCTCGCTCGCGGTAGGTTACCTTGTCCACCGCCTCTACACGGAGCGCCTCACCGGCGACGCACGGACCCGTGCCCGGCGGATCCTTGAAGAGGCCGAGCGCGACGCCGAAGCCAAGCGCAAAGACGCCGCCATTGAGGCGAAGGAGGTCGTCCTCAAGGCGCGCACCGAATCGGAACGCGAGACCCGGGAGCACCAGCGCGAGCTCCACCAGGCTGAACGGCGCGTCCTCCAGAAGGAGGAGCAGCTCACGCGCCGCCTCGACCAGCTCGACCGGCGCGAGGGCGAGGTCCAGGGCAAAGAGCGCGAGCTGACGAATCGCGAGCGGGGGATCAAGGAGAAGGAAGACCAGCTCGCGACTCTGCTGGAATCCGAGCGCCGGAAGCTCGAGGTCATCGCCGGCCTCACGGCCGAAGAGGCCAAGCGGCAGCTCCTCGCCCGGATGGAGGAAGAAACCCGCCGCGAGGCGGCGCTGATCGCCATGCGCATCGAGGAGGAGGCGCGCGAGACCGCCCACCAGAAGGCCAAGGAAGTCCTGGCCACCACGATCCAGCGGCTGGCCCCCGACTACACCGTCGAGACCGCGGTCTCGATCCTGGACCTCCCCTCCGACGACATGAAGGGGCGGATCATCGGCCGCGAGGGGCGCAACATCCGCGCGCTGGAGCTGGCCACGGGGGTGGACATCATCGTCGACGACACCCCGGAGGCCGTCATCATCTCAGCCTACGATCCGCTGCGACGGGAGATCGCGCGGCTCGCCCTCCAGCGCCTCGTCGCCGACGGCCGGATCCACCCGGCCCGGATCGAGGAAGTGGTGGAGAAGGTCAAGAAGGAGATGGAGCAGCAGCTCAAGGAGGAAGGGGAGAAGGCCTGCTTCGAGCTGGGGGTCCACGGTCTCCACGCCGAGCTGGTCCGGCTCGTCGGCCGCCTCAAGTACCGCACCTCCTACGGTCAGAACTGCCTCCAGCACTCGAAGGAGGTCGCCTGGCTCGCGGGGATGATGGCCGCCGAGATCAAGGGCGACGCGAAGCTGGCACGGCGGATGGGTCTGCTCCATGACATCGGTAAAGCTCTGACCCACGAGCAGGAGGGAAGCCACCCGGAGCTGTCGGCCCAGGTGCTGACCAAGTACGGCGAGCCGCCCGCGGTGCTTAACGCGGCCCTCTGCGGTCACGAGAACATCGAGCCCGCCACGATCGAGGCGGTCCTGGTGGAGGCGGCCGACGGCATCTCGGCCGCTCGACCGGGCGCCCGGCGCGAGGTGCTCGAGAGCTACATCAAGCGGCTCGCCATGCTGGAGGAGATCGCCAAGTCCTACAAGGGCGTGGACCTCGCCTACGCGATCCAGGCCGGGCGCGAGCTCAGGATCCTGGTCAAGTCGGACGTGGTCTCGGACCTGGAGGCCCACCAGCTCGCCAAGGAGATCTCGAAGCGGATCGAGAGCGAGATGCAGTACCCGGGCCACATCAAGGTCACCGTGATCCGCGAGACCCGCGCTGTGGAGATCGCCCGGTGAGCCGGCCCCTGAGCGTCCTGCTCGTCGGGGATGTCTTCGGCGAGCCCGGCCGAAGGGCCGTGCTGAGCCTCGTCCCCGCCCTCCGGCGCGAGCACGGGCTGGACCTCGTCATCGCCAACGTGGAGAACGCCGCGGCCGGCTTCGGCGTCACGCCTCCGATCGCGCGCGCGCTCCTCGATGGGGGCGTGGACGTGCTGACGTCGGGCAACCACGTCTGGGACAAGCGGGAGGTGCTCGAGTTCATCGCCAAGGAGAACCTCCTCCTCCGCCCGGCCAACTACCCGCCCGGCGCCCCGGGCGCGGGCTCGTACGTCGTCAAGGCCGGGCCCCTCGGGATCGCGGTGCTGAACCTCCAGGGGCGGGTGTTTATGCCCACCATCGACTGCCCGTTCCGGACTGCCGACGCGCTGCTGCCCCAGCTCAGGGCCGAGACGCCGGTGATCATCGTGGACATGCACGCCGAGGCGACGTCGGAGAAGCAGGCCATGGGCTGGTACCTCGACGGCCGGGTCAGCGCCGTGATGGGGACGCACTCGCATGTCCAGACCGCCGACGAGCGCATCCTCCCGGGCGGGACCGCCTACCTGACCTACGTGGGGATGACCGGGCCCGTTGACTCGGTCATCGGCGTCGCACGCGAGCTCGCGATCGAGCGCTTCGTCTCGGGGCTCCCGAACCGGTTCGAGCCGGCGAAGGGGCCGGCGGCGCTTCACGGCGCGCTGGTGCGGATCGACCCCGAGAGCGGCAAGGCCCTGGAGATCCGCCGTCTCCGGCAGCTCTGCCCTGTATGAGCGCACGCGCGGGCTCGGACATCCGGGGGGGCGTGAGCCCCCTTTCATTTTCCCCCTGACCCTGCCCTCTCCCCGGGGAAGAGGACGAAGGTGAGGCGGGCGGATCCCATGGCGCAGATCCTGGATGGCAACGCGGTGGCCCAGAAGGTGCTGGACGAGGTGCGGCGCGGGGTCGCGGCCCTCCGGGAGGCGACCGGGGCGTCGCCGACGCTCGCGGTCGTGCTGGTGGGCGACGACCCGGCGTCGAAGGTCTACGTGGGGAGCAAGCGGCGAACGGCCGAGTCCCTGGGCATCGCGTCGGCGGAGTTCGTCTACCCGGAAGGCCTCGGGCGCGCCGACCTCCTCGCGCTCCTGGACCGGCTCAACGCCGACCGCGCGATCCACGGCATCCTCCTGCAGCTTCCGCTCCCGAAGGGCCTCGACGAGGACGAGGCTGTCGCGCGGATCGTGCCGACCAAGGACGTGGACGGGCTCACCCCGGCCAGCCTGGGTCGACTCCTGGCCGGCGCGCCCGCTGTCGTGCCGTGCACGCCGGCCGGCTGCCTCGAGATCCTCGACCACTACGGCGCCAAGCTCGAGGGCGCCGAGGCCGTGGTCGTAGGGCGCTCGCGACTGGTCGGGAAACCGCTGGCCCAACTCCTGCTCGCCCG is from Candidatus Rokuibacteriota bacterium and encodes:
- a CDS encoding LLM class flavin-dependent oxidoreductase, giving the protein MRFGLFHLLQWHESRTQEQVYREAVEQILRAEELGFDSVWLAEHHFSRYGLCPAVLNFGSYLAARTQRIRIGLAVLILPFYNPLLLAEEAALTDLLSDGRLDFGIGRGYQWSEYLALGIPMEESRERFREALDIILEAWTGERFSYQGKYYQVSNVAVHPRPLQKPHPPLWLAAVSPSTAEMAGREGFNVLFAQTQSFKNLKEMYDLYLRHWTGAGRDPALARTRVARSVYVGETDAEAWREMSDAYDWFLKTQQAVTTPPDGNWELIPESYRHYRENFPKLGKLTYDFIREHVALHGTAARVRERIAMLQREVNLDYLICWMTMGGLDHARAMASMERFAREVMPHFAGLNPA
- the msrA gene encoding peptide-methionine (S)-S-oxide reductase MsrA — its product is MGSQAREVATLAGGCFWCLEAVFEQVRGVEKVVSGYSGGHVPDPTYEQVCTGMTGHAEAVQLTFDPAGVSFRELLEIFFSIHDPTTKDRQGADVGPQYRSAIFYHSPAQQATAGQVIGELDGAGLWGGPIVTEATPVSAFYPAEAYHQEYFRRNPSQRYCQLVVAPKVAKFRKQHAARLKA
- a CDS encoding YkgJ family cysteine cluster protein → MQEHLGKPLSLPAGVVYACQGCGACCRNDWLIGVDARSLARLGDVEGGRVDPALPAGKKFVRLPLPLLTGETHTFARTPGGSCVFLTEERRCAIHLRLGYAEKPQVCREFPYSFVETPDGIAVGLSFACTAVRGHQGQPLGERVAEIREVLAGSYRVQRVQEPILLYSGLDIGWDDYRPIERALLDLLGREDVPLLQALLAGTVLITLAVGLAEIERRAAARGEPARESLRGGLEGLRADGYRGVLEVAARLRYPRRASLAYLAPLYTWVELSRTRRSRFAIVWSLYRNYWRFRRGRGWLADFVTGGAALDLASVSKVRFSTGDAETEQFLRRYWSHVLWRKTLTPVHGVFRGYHTLLALWAFMKWCAKLRAHAAGRAETTLEDVKDAVCLVEQRFVLHAQFARLYTLSPVLTVMADRLYQRPTFARAAVLESA
- a CDS encoding DUF1326 domain-containing protein; its protein translation is MAEPWRISGEYLENCNCEFLCPCLLGPRNERGGAVARPTEGHCDVPLVFQIQAGEYGKVRLAGTHVAVTVYTPGPMGEGNWTAGLYLDERATPEQRTALEAIFGGQAGGPMGFLSALVKTRLPTRVVPIQFGKEGRRRWARIPGVLDVEIEGIEGRDGKSEVWLENVRHFVSRRLAAAKATRSSYRDHSFTWDNTARNGHYASFEWSGP
- a CDS encoding phenylalanine--tRNA ligase subunit beta; its protein translation is MKISYRWLTEYVETALSPQAIADRLVSGGLEVAEVQPLVIGLTGVVVGEVEAVERELGVTPSGHRLVLTRVTTGAARFSVVCGAPNVAAGGRAAFAAPGAALPGGRRIDVATIRGARSEGMLCSERELGIGDDADTILLLPADAPLGADLVSYLELDDWVLEVEVSPNRPDCLSVVGVAREVAALTGAPFRVPAVQVKEGEADAASLASVVVEDPDLCPRYAARIITGLSVAPSPARLAQRLRAVGLRPINNLVDVTNYVLWELGHPLHAFDYDTVAEHTIVVRRARPGERLATLDGQERQLTDSMLLIADPERAIGLAGVMGGANTEVTDRTGTVLLESAYFHPASIRRTARALGLATDAAYRFERGADIEGLREALDRAAQMMAEVGGGSVAKGLLDVSAARRPPRRVVLRLGRIQRVVGRCPPRARVTQILRDLGFAVDDRNSDLEVEVPSFRRDVSLEDDLVEEVIRVWGYGEIPSTLPSGSLSLVRRPPQLVQADRVRQVLVGAGLSEVITMSFADPERLKLLGWDPASADVLALRNPLSRERALLRPTLAAGLLELLAGNLHRQNPDVRCFEIGRVFTPGGPEGLAREALNLGIALMGARGARAWYQPREDVDLYDTKGLAEHVLAALRVDGCEARPPGPPFLEPGRGGELLVAGAAVGWFGEASLRVREAFDLPAPVLLAEVFLDRLLVLGAPPLRYAPLPRFPAVQRDLALVVAAEVQAADVTRAVHAMAEPLLRRVMLFDVYTGDQVAAGRKSLAFALVYQAEDRTLTDAEVNAVHARIVERLQQRLDAALRGSR
- a CDS encoding cell division protein ZapA, which codes for MTTAARVEFELLGQRFAVRSEAAPEYVRELVAHVERTIKEVAGEGSQDPLKLAVLAALYITDELFRVREAGSKEAGDAARRVGALVRLLDQVVPPSPLSS
- the rny gene encoding ribonuclease Y — translated: MTTMYWIGILVLVAGISLAVGYLVHRLYTERLTGDARTRARRILEEAERDAEAKRKDAAIEAKEVVLKARTESERETREHQRELHQAERRVLQKEEQLTRRLDQLDRREGEVQGKERELTNRERGIKEKEDQLATLLESERRKLEVIAGLTAEEAKRQLLARMEEETRREAALIAMRIEEEARETAHQKAKEVLATTIQRLAPDYTVETAVSILDLPSDDMKGRIIGREGRNIRALELATGVDIIVDDTPEAVIISAYDPLRREIARLALQRLVADGRIHPARIEEVVEKVKKEMEQQLKEEGEKACFELGVHGLHAELVRLVGRLKYRTSYGQNCLQHSKEVAWLAGMMAAEIKGDAKLARRMGLLHDIGKALTHEQEGSHPELSAQVLTKYGEPPAVLNAALCGHENIEPATIEAVLVEAADGISAARPGARREVLESYIKRLAMLEEIAKSYKGVDLAYAIQAGRELRILVKSDVVSDLEAHQLAKEISKRIESEMQYPGHIKVTVIRETRAVEIAR
- a CDS encoding TIGR00282 family metallophosphoesterase, whose amino-acid sequence is MSVLLVGDVFGEPGRRAVLSLVPALRREHGLDLVIANVENAAAGFGVTPPIARALLDGGVDVLTSGNHVWDKREVLEFIAKENLLLRPANYPPGAPGAGSYVVKAGPLGIAVLNLQGRVFMPTIDCPFRTADALLPQLRAETPVIIVDMHAEATSEKQAMGWYLDGRVSAVMGTHSHVQTADERILPGGTAYLTYVGMTGPVDSVIGVARELAIERFVSGLPNRFEPAKGPAALHGALVRIDPESGKALEIRRLRQLCPV
- a CDS encoding bifunctional 5,10-methylenetetrahydrofolate dehydrogenase/5,10-methenyltetrahydrofolate cyclohydrolase; the encoded protein is MAQILDGNAVAQKVLDEVRRGVAALREATGASPTLAVVLVGDDPASKVYVGSKRRTAESLGIASAEFVYPEGLGRADLLALLDRLNADRAIHGILLQLPLPKGLDEDEAVARIVPTKDVDGLTPASLGRLLAGAPAVVPCTPAGCLEILDHYGAKLEGAEAVVVGRSRLVGKPLAQLLLARHATVTICHTRTRDLAAHTRRADILCVAAGRPRFITGDMVKEGAWVIDVGVNRLETGRLVGDVDFDSVGRRAQAITPVPGGVGPLTIAMLMKNSLQLAGRQLGIA